The nucleotide window CCTGCGCAGCACCAACACGGCGTATCCGCAGCTGGTGCTGACGCACGACGCCAACAACATCCGCGTCGACATGCAGGGGCGCCCCTCCGTTTCCAGCCCCGCGAACGGGCAGCCCGTGCTGTGGCACCGCGAAACGGGCCGCACCTGCGCGCAGATGAAGGGCGACTGCGTCCGCGTGAGCACCGAGTGGGAGAACGGCCGCCTGGAGCAGACGTTCCAGGCCGAGGACGGCCGCCGCGTGAACCTGTACTCGGTGAGCGCCGACGGCAACACGCTGACGATGAACGTCACCATCACCAGCCCGCGCCTGCCGCAGCCGCTCAGCTACCGCCTGGTGTACAACCGCGCGCGGTAAGCTCCGGTCGAAGTGTGGAAGGAAAAAGGCGGCCCCGCGAGGGCCGCCTTTTTCGTTTCCGGCGTCCTACGCACCCGCTTCCCGGTCCGGGTGCTGAACCTCGCCGTCGTCGAGCTCGGCGGGGAGCAGCGAGGGCACGATGCCGCCGCGCGTTTCCCAGGCGTCGAACACCTCGGCGTAACGCAGCCCGTACGGCTCGCCCGTCACCCGCAGCCGCCTGTCGATCCATTCCGCGTTGCCGAAGCCGATGTTCTCGCGGTAGAAGCGGCCCAGCTCGTGGATCTGCTCACGGAAGGGCTCCACGTCCACGGCTACGGCGGGGAGCGTGGAATGCGCGCCGCGATAGGTGAAGACGGGCACCGGCGCCCGGTGCGGTTGCCCGGGGCCCACTACCTTGGCGATGCGCGCCAGGGTGATGGCGTCGCGGAAGATCTTGCCGCTGGCCTGGTGGTCCGGGTGGCGCATGCCGCGCCCCCACGCGTCTCCCCAGGTGAGCAGCGCGTCGGGCCGGATCTCCGCCACCAGGCGGGCGACGCGGTGGGCGCTCTCGGGATTCGCGTCGATCGAGCAGTCCGCGAAGTCCATGAACCGCGTTTCCACCCCCAGGATTTCGCCCGCGCGGCGGCCCTGCTCCTCGCGCCGGGCGGCCACCTCGGCGGTGGGGATGGGGCCCAGCGCCTCCGTCATCTCGCCGCGCGTCAGCCACACCACCACCACGCGGTCGCCCCGCGCCCGCTGGGCCAGGATGGTTCCCGCGGCTCCCACCTCGTCGTCCGGGTGGGCCAGCCCCACCAGCAGCGTTTTCTGCATCCGTCCTCGTCTCCCGTTCCGCCCCCCGACATCCGTCTGGAGGAATGTCCGCGCTGCCCACGGCTACGGCAAGGCGCGTGCATTCGCGCAGCCTACGGGGCGGAGAGACGAGATCCGGGCGAGCGGACCGGTGGCTGACGGATCATCCGGCGACGACCGCGGGTACCTCGCCCGGCTCGGCGTCCGCCCATCGTGGCGCGGGGTCGGCGGCGATGGTCGCGATCGGCTCCGGGCGGGGCGGCGAAATCCGCATCCGCTCGTCCGCGTCCGCCACGTCCTCCAGCCGCGGCCGGCGACTGGAGAAGAGCGTCCCGAACACGTCGTCCATTCGCCGCTGGAGCGCGGGAGAAACGCGGCTGTCGGCGCACGCCGCAAGTTCCGCCCGCTCACCTCCGATCATCGGCATCCACCCTCCAGAGTCGCCCGTTCACACCACCCGTCGCGAGGGGGTCAATGTACCGAATGAAAACCGAAGAAGCAAGATTTTGATTCAC belongs to Longimicrobium sp. and includes:
- a CDS encoding PIG-L deacetylase family protein encodes the protein MQKTLLVGLAHPDDEVGAAGTILAQRARGDRVVVVWLTRGEMTEALGPIPTAEVAARREEQGRRAGEILGVETRFMDFADCSIDANPESAHRVARLVAEIRPDALLTWGDAWGRGMRHPDHQASGKIFRDAITLARIAKVVGPGQPHRAPVPVFTYRGAHSTLPAVAVDVEPFREQIHELGRFYRENIGFGNAEWIDRRLRVTGEPYGLRYAEVFDAWETRGGIVPSLLPAELDDGEVQHPDREAGA